The region ATATTGAAATGTTGAAAGTTTAGTTTCACCCCAAATATAGCAAAATTATGTAGTTCTTAGTTTGATAGTGGATCGTTCTTCTTTTCAAATGTTCTTGTGATTTTTTTACCTATGATTGAAAAAGATGCATTATCCCTATGTTTAAGTTTAACTGTTTATTGATATGCAACCCCTCCCCCATCTTTAGACATTATGTACTCCTCAATGAGTTTTAACTGGTTCGTAAAATGCACTTAATTAGCTGAGGATATTTATTTGGCCAAAGAAGGATTTTAAGACTGGGAGTTGTGAAAGTAGTTAATTTACAATTGGCAATAGTTTCACTTTCAGTTCATGTTATCTGTGTTTATGACATTACCTAATAGAATGTTGCTGGTTCTGACATTATCATGGATCAAAAAATTGATCAGTGTTTATGTGTAAATAAAATTGTATATTTGACTTATAATTCAGGGTTTATGTTAGATTTGCTTTTGAAAGAAAGCTCAAAGCTGAAATATTGAGAATCTGCTATGTTCATGTTTATGTTCAGCTTTCCCATCACTTTTTTCACATTTTTAGTGACAAGTTTATATTGTACTTAGCTTTATCTTTATCATGTATTGTCTCTTAGTTTACAAATAATGTTGCAATTCATCTTTGATGTTGTATATTAAGCAATTTTATGATACATATATAGTTACTGATCATTCCATGTTTTTTCTGTAGGAATCTGTCGTTGTTCCTAAGTGGTTCGTGAGAAAATTCCCTGATGTTGGACAGTTGCAGAATGTCCTTCTCTCGGATCCAATGGACAACACGTTTGCAATTAAGGTCAGATCAGAAGCCAGTAAATTGCTTTTTGCGGAAGGTTTCGAAGATATCTGCCAAGCACACAACATTGCTGATATTGTTCGTGTCCATTATACGTATACTGGGACTGGCCATTTCAATATTAGGATATTTTATGACGAGGTCACGGAGGTTAATTATCAAGTGCTAGAGGAtcctgttgatgatgatgatgaggatttTGCAGATCATGATGATGGGTATTTTGCGTGGTTGAATGTGCTCACCAAACCGATGGTCACTGACGGTCAAGTGTTGGTAGTGTATTTGTATCTCAGTCTATTTCACATACTTTATATGGATAGATTTGTGCCATTATTGATAtctctatttattttttatagagCATCCCTGCAAAATATGTGAATACCAAGCTCAAACACCATCCATCATCACTGAATATCATATTACCTGATGAGTCCGTGGAGCGATGGGTTCTGAAATGGGCCACAGAGAGGCCATGGCAATGTGTGTTCGGGGTTGGTTGGTATGATTTTGCTACGAACCAACGTCTCCGTGCTCGTGACCAGTTAGTATTCTATAAGATGCCTCAAGCCGACACCTACAAGGTTGTCATTATCCGCCACTAATTTGGGAGCTGCTGAAGTTTGGTCTTTGGATTTGGGAAGGAACTTTGGATTTTGTAATGGGTTTATCTTTGAATTGGTGGTGTTATCTCTAGACTTTATGTGTCTATTAGTATTAGTAATTATATTGGCTGCATTAGTAGTTAAATTTGCTATGTATGGAGTGTTTAATTATATGTTTGTGTTGTTAATTTTGCTGAACTTGAGTTGATAAGTTGTCATGTATGGATGGTGTTGGATGTCTGTTTCATCTTCAATGATTTCCTTTAAACTTGGTTCATGGTAGTAGTCATTGAGAATATTAGTCTATTTTGTTTCTGTGGTGAATTATAGATGTACCCAACTTATTGTAATTCATGTCAAAGTtccccacacacacacacacacttgaATTATTGAATGGGTTGTAAAAGCTGAGGTAGAATGACTAGGGATTTACTGAATATTTTGTCTGTAGTAAAACACATGATAGCTAATTGTACTATATGATATTTTGTTATGAAAAGAGATATCCATTGATTATTAATGCTACACGAGAATATTATAGCTTCAACTAAACCTTACCAAGCAagtaaatttatatattttgtcATAAAAGGTAGATATTTTTTGCAAGTATAGCCATGTGACCAAAAGGTGACAAGACACTATGTTCTTATTCTACTATTGTCCCTCACCTAACTTAGATTCCAACAACTTAAAGTTAACATTTAAAACATTCAAATACTCTATCCACATATAATTGCATTGTACCATCACTTAGCAATGGTACTTTATTTTAGTCTCATTGTTCCCTATATATATGACTGGTTTAATTTGATTCATGCACCCACACAATCAAACTATTGAATCACCTCTCCCATTTCCACCATGCAACCAACACACTTTGCCTCCCTTCCCACTCATGCAAGATCTTTCCACACGCTACTTCATGCAAATCgtgtatgttttttttatatgaataaGTTGTATTCTTTTCATTATTTAGTAACCCGATTATAAATTTAATTGGTTAATGGTTTTCTTTTGTTAGAATTCCATGGATTTACCCAGGCAGTTTATAGATTCACATTCACACGTGCTTGAAAATGAGATGGTTGTTTTGTTTGACCCTGTTGGGAACGTTTTCCATTGCTTGGTTACAAGATGTGGAACAGGAGTTCAGTTTGAGGAAGTATTTCAGAGAATTTGCCACAAACATAACTTGGAAGGAACATCTATAATTCATCTCTGTCATATTCATGATAATCATTATGACATACGAATATTTGGTGATGGTGAGATGGAAATAAATTATGTTGGCCCTAATAATGCAGAGCCTTTTGGGCGTGACCCCATATGGACAATAGATCTAACCCCTGAACTTTGTAGAGGTGATAAAAGATTGGTATGTTATTCATTATTATATCTCAATCCCATAATTATTTATCTTTTAGtattgttaattttaattttccctTAACAGCCTATCCCAACTCGAATACTAGAAGATCATTTGTCTCACCATCCTACATTCATTAACATGGTGTTGCCAAATGGTTATGTTACTGAGTGGTTTTTGAATTGGGACGAAACGAGCTACCCCAAATGCATGATAGGCATTGGATGGTATGAGTATTGCAGGGCAAGCAGGTTCAGTTTCACCGATCAATTGAAATTTTTCAAGTTGCAAGCGCCTGATACTTTTAAAGTTGTAATTGTTCGAAACAATTGAGTGCTTTGTGGCTCAATGGTTTCAATTGAATACATTGATTTTATGTTTCTTAGCGTATTATACCTGTTGATGTTTCCTGTTTGTGTTCTTAGTTTTGATAttgtgaaaaaataattatgtgAATAAATGAGTAGTTGGGATCTCATAAATTGtaataaaataatgaattaTTGTTGGTTTAAATTAATCGCATTTGTTTCAACGAAAATAATGATTTAGcgcccgtgcatcgcacgggtataatcaCTAGTGTGTTTTAAACTAGCAAGTTGAAGGGTAGCATCTAATCCAAAACATTAATTTGGGCTAATGCAATTATATGGAGGACATGCCTTgtcttcaatcttcatcatctgaTGTAGGATACTCCTCTTCCATCAAACTCCTCTTGACCTACAATAGCTATTTAGTATTTAAGTTGTTAAAAGAAATTCTACAATATGAATCTTCACACAAAATTGAAGAATACAAATAGATGAAAGTATATATTgctaattaagcacaaaaaatgCTATAATTAATTACTTGAAGATGATATCGCAGCGATTAGCTTGCTTTGCAGTTCAGTGTAGTTAGTCTCATTCATCAAAAAGTGTGGACCCTTCAAGGCAGATTATaataaaaatcagaactaatgaTGATCATAATTAATTACAGACAATTTATAATTTGATATATGGTAATACCTCTGATTGGATAGTGTGAATGAACCTGTGATCATCTGTTCTGGTGGAAATACAATTGATCACATTAAGCCCTTCTTTGAGGACAATGTCCAGCACTCTTGACAATGGAAACGCATGTTTCTTGAAGCTGTAACTGCACTTAATCTGAATGCCTCCCAAACAAGGATGAACAATGACATAGGTGGCAAAGTTTGCACTCTCTGAGCCAACATGATTAAAATTTGACAACTTCATTAACTCATCCCTCTTGTCTTGCAACTTTTTCACATTATTCTGAAGGTGTTTGATATAATTCGTGCCCTCATGTATGTGATCAGATGTAGCACGCTTTCCCTGATGACAGTATATAATCAACATACATATGCTCACATTGAAATGCAATATCTTTTTAATTAATGGTTAAACGAGCATTTGGGTAAATAACTTAATTTCGCTCTTACAACAATAAGTCTTCATTGCATAAAtctttattcataagctaatttgataaGTTTATGGTaagtttattgaaataagctcagAGAGCTTATATGTTAGTGATAGactatttacataagctcttACAAACCATTGCACAAGcgtttattcataagttaaCCTGAGCAactagcttatgaaaataagatcAATCAGCTTATAAATAGTCACAACGTATCGTATAAGCTCTCACAAACATTTATATAAACatttattcataagttaattttaacagcttatgaaaataagctcaaacaGCATGTAAGTAAGTCATAAATTATTAAACTCTcacaaacacttgcataagtaACTATACTATAAAGATAAACTCAAATCAATCTTCCGAACCTGCCTAAATGAGTTTCAAATTTCTATTACTCTATGAGTCTAGACAGCTGAAAATCTAAAGATAAAATGAAAATACTAATGTGTCTATGGTGTTTAATTACCTTGATATATGCTAAGGGAAGATGGGATCTAAAGGTGGCGCAAAGCTTTGATATTTCTTGCCTTCTTTGCTTTTCTGACTCTCTATGCATCCACTTCTTTATTTCATGAATATTGGAACTCTTGTGATCTTTTGCACAAGGAAGATCACTGATATCCATCACAGGATCAGGCGAGATCTGATCTAGTGTTAGTGGTGTGGTTGTTTGGATTGGTAGGGAATAATTAGCAGATGAAAAGTACAGTTCATCAATGGAGTGGAAAGGGTTCATATTGTATCTTTGCTTTGGGCTCACAAAGATACTAAGACAAACAAATTGAAGTTAATTTGGGTAATAAGGGTTTCAGACTTCCTTACTTGACTGATATAATATAGGATCCTCGGATATGTATCTTTTGTATAAGCTAAGAATCAATCACACCTGCCGCCATATCATTGCTCTTGCTTTTGATTTTATGTCTATAAATTAATGTTCTCATGGGACATGCATGGTGTGTTTGgctttaattagtttttttcttttcttttttgcaaGAATTTTATGTTTGCTTTAGTTATGTGGATAGCAtcttcaattatttttattttttatgtttctttttcTACAATTTTTAGATGAGGGGATAGTGTCTCGGTCTATAGTATATGGAAAAACGTCAAGGCTTAAATATGACTTAAAGAAAACTTAGACTTAAATTAGTATATTACCTCAAGGAGACTAGCGACAGTTCAAATTTCCGACATGTCAGATACAAAACTCTGTCATACCCCTCCATTCTCATGCTCCACTAAACTAATCATTGAggttaattgtttttttatgtTTGAAATCCTGAAAAGATTCAGATaaaattttccaaaatatttatatgtaggcattttataatattttatgttCTTTGGGTGCCAGTTATTCAAAACGTGCTTTTTACTGTTCCCTTATCGGCGTTAAGATTATTTGTTTGGTCAACTATAAAAAGGTATAAAAAGGTATCTAAGAGTTTTAATTATTCACACTTCACTTAATTTCTATTTTATTCgacaatttttaaatttttttatgtcTATCACTTCATTTTATCTATCacagcaaaaaaaaatcattttatttttcatttctttctcGTGTTTCTTTCACTTTTGGTGTAAGTATATAGAAATGTGAACAAAGACATTAATATATCTTGTCTAGAAAAAACAAACATTAATATGACGGTGAACTCGAGGCCAAGAATTTTCCACGTCTTGATTGAGAGTGGAAAGTGAGAGTGGGGATTTGAGATCAAtaagaatgaaattaaaaaatgaagtggATGAAAAGGATATGATGAATAATGTTATTGTAATGGATCGGATTTCAGTTATTGAATTGTCttttgcttttgaaaaaaattactatGAATAAGGCagtgaaaaaagaaagaaaaaaaaggagaagTGAGATGTGAAAGTTATGACTTATGAAAGAGTAATTTCTTAttcttttttctaatttttttataagtattttatgtttttaaaattgagaaaataaaaaaaatgaaatggagaaaattaaaaattagttTGTCATAATATGTTTTTTAAAACTTTCTTATTAATTTAAGTTCTTAAAACTAaaatatcaaatcaaatcataggCATATAACGtgcttttataaaaaaaaatgtttattgtGAAAAAAATGTTTAATGAGCTACAGCGCAAATAAAAATTGGGAAAAAATGTTTGAATAAGACGTGTTACAACGTTAAAAAACactaacataaaaataaaaaaatgtaaaaaaaacatCTAAAAAATGTtcagagatttttttttaaaattaaaataataaaacagcTTTGAAAACCAATTAcgacaaatattttttttttccagtttttACAAACAGAAAACAGTTTTCACATGAGAGATGTTGAAAGAAGTAGAATGAATTGGCTTGAGGGTATCTTTAATTCATTGCATCCATGGAGTCCAAATgaagttctaggacaagagttGTCTAGTCAGATGTAGAGTCCTTTGGGTCTCTGAACTAGAGAATGCTTCGGTAAATTAATCTGCCAATTGGTACCTACTTTTTATTGATGAAGGACAATATTGAATTTCGAAGATGAAGTCTATTTATAATCATAGAACAGTAAAGATAAAGGACAAATTGTAAGATGCAAAGTTTTTAAAGGAGCCTAAAAGGGCTAAAGACTTCACGGCTATATTTTTCAAGTCTACGACTACACTTTTGAACagctgaaaaaacaaaaaatgttgaTACAAGCACCTCCCCCATTGTAAAAGTCGGTATAGCTCCGATAAATAATTTCTCATTCTGAACACGGGGGGCTTTTCATTTGTTTGCGACACAACTGAGCAGGAAGATCCAGCCACTGGGGTCCCATTTGAGGAGCTTCAATCTGCTGAACTGGTCCCAACAAAGGGATAATGAGTCTTGGTGGCAGCATAGTTGTTGGGGTATGTGTTGGGTCTATTATTCAGGAAATTCCCTTTTCTTACCTGGATTTGTCAACGAACAAGCTAGGATTACAACGTTGTTCTGTTTGTGCCGAGGTGTTCTCGTGCCAAGTTGTAGAGACAATGTTTGATTGGCTAGGATGATGCTCCTTTTGCATAGGCTGGTTCTTTACAACGTTGTTCCGTTTGTGCCGAGGTGTTCTCGTGCCAAGCTACTCTTGTTCGGGCTTTTGGTGTGTTATGGGTTTGTCGTTGGTGGTCATTAGAGTATGGTTCGATTTTGTTACGCCTTTGGTCGATGTCTTGGGCTAATTCTTGTCTCCTCAATGCTAATATGAGGTTCTGTTTTTGCTGGGTTTGCGAGGCTTCCTCTCACCGCATCTAGGTCCCCGACAGAATCCTGCTTTCGTTGGTCGTTTAATGCTTGATTTGGGGTAAGGCCCTTATGGTTGTGTTTATCGGTTAGTGTACTTTATAGTGTTTTATGGGACGAGCTCGTTTACAGGTTTGCTTTTTAGCATTTGGGGGACTTTTGCTCACATTGTTATGTGATATTTGTACTATATATTGATCATTATCTATCAATCAATTCTTCTAttttctatattaaaaaaaaccattatgacatttcaatttttcacacttgattttataatttttttaatatttatccatcttttttctgtttttcttaTCACAACGCTTTTAAACTAATGGTTTATACACGGTTATAACTCAAAATATAACTAAAATAACACTTTTGTTCACAAATCATTTCGGCATTTTCACCTCCACTTTAATgaaataggaagaaaagagagagaaataagTGAAATTATAGGTGATGtagaaagaaattaaaaatagttaaaATAAGATAGAAAAGAAAGTGGAGTGTGAATCAATCATTACTCTTATCTTATACTTTTCTTCATGATGCATACTaagta is a window of Lotus japonicus ecotype B-129 chromosome 5, LjGifu_v1.2 DNA encoding:
- the LOC130718921 gene encoding uncharacterized protein LOC130718921, which codes for MDNTFAIKVRSEASKLLFAEGFEDICQAHNIADIVRVHYTYTGTGHFNIRIFYDEVTEVNYQVLEDPVDDDDEDFADHDDGYFAWLNVLTKPMVTDGQVLSIPAKYVNTKLKHHPSSLNIILPDESVERWVLKWATERPWQCVFGVGWYDFATNQRLRARDQLVFYKMPQADTYKVVIIRH
- the LOC130718918 gene encoding uncharacterized protein LOC130718918, giving the protein MQPTHFASLPTHARSFHTLLHANRNSMDLPRQFIDSHSHVLENEMVVLFDPVGNVFHCLVTRCGTGVQFEEVFQRICHKHNLEGTSIIHLCHIHDNHYDIRIFGDGEMEINYVGPNNAEPFGRDPIWTIDLTPELCRGDKRLPIPTRILEDHLSHHPTFINMVLPNGYVTEWFLNWDETSYPKCMIGIGWYEYCRASRFSFTDQLKFFKLQAPDTFKVVIVRNN
- the LOC130718915 gene encoding transcription factor bHLH36-like isoform X1, which encodes MNPFHSIDELYFSSANYSLPIQTTTPLTLDQISPDPVMDISDLPCAKDHKSSNIHEIKKWMHRESEKQRRQEISKLCATFRSHLPLAYIKGKRATSDHIHEGTNYIKHLQNNVKKLQDKRDELMKLSNFNHVGSESANFATYVIVHPCLGGIQIKCSYSFKKHAFPLSRVLDIVLKEGLNVINCISTRTDDHRFIHTIQSEGPHFLMNETNYTELQSKLIAAISSSTIVGQEEFDGRGVSYIR
- the LOC130718915 gene encoding transcription factor bHLH36-like isoform X2 — protein: MNPFHSIDELYFSSANYSLPIQTTTPLTLDQISPDPVMDISDLPCAKDHKSSNIHEIKKWMHRESEKQRRQEISKLCATFRSHLPLAYIKGKRATSDHIHEGTNYIKHLQNNVKKLQDKRDELMKLSNFNHVGSESANFATYVIVHPCLGGIQIKCSYSFKKHAFPLSRVLDIVLKEGLNVINCISTRTDDHRFIHTIQSEGPHFLMNETNYTELQSKLIAAISSSSQEEFDGRGVSYIR